Proteins from one Podospora pseudoanserina strain CBS 124.78 chromosome 1, whole genome shotgun sequence genomic window:
- the SEC10 gene encoding Exocyst complex component 5 (EggNog:ENOG503NUB1; COG:U; BUSCO:EOG09260WUS), whose translation MERGGSSASRSLFPTGPSFTLEDFSNKDFIVRDFVDSLAETAVPASRRSGSANQAFDPKPLIRTFENALSQLGALGEELQEKESELLSQVRRAEIQHDQTLETLGRKLDQSMSQFEALDLTLNNNASSNGSIRGGGNDGGGNIAVQIGEKLEELDRKRRKAQDANFLIQCWTEVSETGQVTSLEEIQRQGGAENKIRCAVIARQLMRISQRLDPASWGQQTNGFRGNGVTNGVTGTNRRHNTREALEKFSELLEQDLLKQFNNSYRRQNFDDMMECAKVLLDFNGGASVIAAFVNQHQFFIDRDQLITDEVTADGDTWDQLADPDSEPPGVEPSLQSLIDEVKIVMQEESFIIKRAFPYYETVLIKFIQRVFQQSIQQRLEMVLDKATTISALAFLRCLHSSRAYIGALVEDLKTHGLTEHPEPCSAQIAQTLDQQLEELFIPYLVGNGYIDREKKSLEEMYNSLLFKFTLYHSRRKKAPTGFMASLAQQGTQLISSAKDAYMERLESSDLTPTQKRTMLRVAGIRDDSSNKNDIEVSEQDGVLSVAYAKRMIGWLAESVRRTLEMGSSSETPKDVNILLNLLLTSMGQVYVETALDAALDLATSQENTKTEPDLSYLPNIRPAVTITNLMSRFITTVLIRLAESNTTIRRSMEAQTKLAIEATERKTNAVMKSTMDVVLNYVPKLLSQQKKLDFKPKDDDLEGLVDTLQTVPCQLICSFLSQKVAVLARQAVDGHNLEMFCSELALAVHRLLFEHFKKFQVNATGGLMVTKDIAKYVSTLREWPLTREVEQIVEVLTEVGYLFIIQPEALKERSRNLASGPADGRMGGGFGGLVGGGNAGVATTAAVGKRLNKADFKQFVLKREDAGSVGVQSVLAGL comes from the exons ATGGAACGCGGCGGGTCCAGTGCCTCGCGCTCGCTGTTCCCGACAGGGCCCAGCTTCACCCTCGAGGACTTCTCCAACAAGGACTTTATCGTTAGGGACTTTGTCGACTCTCTCGCCGAGACTGCCGTTCCAGCAAGCCGCCGCTCAGGCTCGGCGAACCAGGCCTTCGACCCGAAACCACTAATCCGGACATTCGAAA ACGCTTTATCACAGCTGGGTGCATTGGGAGAAGAGCTACAGGAGAAGGAATCAGAATTACTATCACAGGTCCGCCGCGCCGAGATACAACATGACCAGACGCTCGAGACACTCGGTCGAAAGCTTGATCAGTCCATGTCCCAGTTTGAGGCCCTGGACTTGACCCTAAACAACAACGCAAGTTCGAACGGAAGTATACGTGGCGGTGGTAATGATGGGGGCGGTAATATCGCTGTACAGATTGGCGAGAAGCTTGAGGAGTTGGacaggaagagaaggaaagcGCAGGACGCCAACTTTTTGATTCAATGCTGGACAGAAGTCTCGGAAACGGGGCAGGTGACTTCATTGGAAGAGATACAACGCCAGGGAGGTGCCGAGAACAAGATTCGATGTGCTGTTATTGCGCGACAACTGATGCGCATCAGTCAGCGTTTGGATCCGGCGTCATGGGGTCAGCAAACGAATGGGTTCCGAGGAAACGGTGTTACTAATGGGGTTACTGGGACTAACCGAAGGCATAATACAAGAGAGGCGCTGGAGAAGTTCTCGGAGCTTTTGGAGCAGGATCTCCTGAAGCAGTTCAACAACAGCTACCGGCGCCAAAACTTTGACGACATGATGGAGTGCGCAAAGGTTCTTCTGGATTTCAACGGCGGTGCCAGCGTTATTGCCGCCTTTGTCAACCAACACCAGTTCTTTATCGACCGGGATCAGCTCATTACAGACGAGGTCACTGCGGACGGTGATACGTGGGATCAGTTGGCTGATCCTGATTCAGAACCACCCGGTGTTGAGCCAAGTCTGCAGTCTCTCATCGACGAAGTGAAGATTGTAATGCAGGAGGAgtccttcatcatcaaacggGCTTTCCCGTACTACGAAACGGTTCTTATCAAGTTCATCCAGCGCGTTTTCCAACAGTCTATCCAACAACGACTCGAGATGGTTCTGGATAAGGCAACTACCATCTCTGCGCTGGCCTTCCTGAGGTGCTTGCACTCATCACGAGCTTATATCGGGGCACTTGTGGAGGATCTCAAAACACACGGCCTTACTGAGCACCCGGAACCATGTTCTGCTCAAATAGCACAAACACTAGACCAGCagttggaggagctgtttATCCCGTACTTGGTTGGCAACGGTTACATCGACCGCGAGAAGAAGAGTCTGGAAGAAATGTACAACTCTCTGCTTTTCAAGTTTACGCTGTATCACTCCCGAAGGAAGAAGGCGCCAACCGGGTTCATGGCATCTCTTGCCCAGCAGGGCACCCAACTAATATCCTCGGCCAAAGACGCATACATGGAGCGTCTGGAGTCCTCCGATCTTACACCTACTCAAAAGCGAACCATGCTTCGTGTGGCTGGCATTCGGGatgacagcagcaacaagaacgACATTGAAGTCTCGGAACAAGACGGTGTCCTCAGCGTAGCCTACGCCAAGCGCATGattggctggctggccgAATCTGTCCGTCGCACCCTCGAGATGGGATCCTCAAGCGAGACTCCCAAGGATGTCAACATCTTGCTCAACCTGCTCTTGACGAGCATGGGCCAAGTGTACGTCGAAACCGCCCTCGACGCGGCTCTCGACCTAGCCACCTCGCAAGAAAACACCAAGACAGAACCAGACCTGTCCTACCTCCCTAATATTCGCCCGGCAGTAACCATCACGAACCTCATGTCCAGATTCATCACCACGGTTCTGATCCGCCTGGCGGAgtcaaacaccaccatccgccGCAGCATGGAAGCGCAGACCAAACTCGCCATTGAGGCCACGGAGCGGAAGACAAACGCGGTGATGAAGTCGACAATGGACGTTGTTTTGAATTACGTACCCAAACTCCTCTCACAGCAAAAGAAGTTGGACTTCAAGCCCAAGGACGATGATTTGGAGGGACTGGTGGATACACTCCAGACCGTGCCCTGCCAGTTGATTTGTAGCTTTCTCTCCCAAAAAGTGGCCGTGCTCGCCCGTCAGGCGGTGGATGGGCATAATCTGGAGATGTTTTGCTCTGAGCTCGCGCTGGCGGTTCATCGGTTGCTGTTTGAGCACTTTAAGAAATTCCAGGTTAATGCTacgggggggttgatggtgacgaAGGATATTGCAAAGTATGTCAGCACGTTGAGGGAGTGGCCTTtgacgagggaggtggagcagATTGTGGAAGTGCTGACGGAGGTTGGGTACTTGTTTATTATCCAACCTGAGGCATTGAAGGAGAGGTCGAGGAATTTAGCGAGCGGGCCGGCGGatgggaggatgggtggtgggtttggggggttggttggaggggggaatgCTGGGGTTGCGACGACGGCTGCGGTGGGTAAGAGGTTGAATAAAGCGGATTTTAAGCAGTTTGtgctgaagagggaggatgcgGGGAGTGTGGGGGTGCAGAGTGTGTTGGCTGGGTTGTGA
- the MSU1 gene encoding 3'-5' RNA exonuclease complex component (BUSCO:EOG09260JNY; COG:J; EggNog:ENOG503NXKZ), with protein MLRSTTGRHYVCWRCQTLQKNPTQRPLGRISQPCAPLSPSQPISSRLVNTSAQTPGRLPPLPELPDKFRLRREPYIKSQLRLWEEQNPDLTPQQHDEATPPPSAILNSATRAVSDSSFRLDQTNNRTAGFDFDSSDISSLGYTSTQLEPGDLVEVSSSGWRVRLLAVCLGNFNGQNHFYTNTGKWFTSRVFRSSFVVKNFVQDPAEISAVISAIPSLSGDDLLLDELQDINAGPSRDIASGLIKKMYKFQTEARLLHQTYVERLNNAGKKLGDEDKLMSLHEIADTLLPMTLKRGKASFPPEALYAVHSVVSVDDTAFRAALLGERHHEGRMFTVNSTDKQRNVHEVAEVVRNFYEILGNSSRRIPRQVAQDAMKFRDFAIKVRKIIDQNRRHRPWTPHGTIGLAKSDAVPILDVEPVEWTGLGASIIQFMEMWAAHDWFQPASQHHWVGAAILRAIGRYQDALLDRSSAWTFLQEIGHISPWDISPRYALRLPGLELDRDAGLNLQKPKSAERPEPLAPDQLEHLRQDFAVSTVYCIDSEQTLDVDDGISLEKLTDEEYWVHLHVADPASRVRPDSAQAKAASLRAETVYLPGFQEDMFDGEAVRDAFSLGANQPSLTFSALVKTDGTLKDYRITPGILRDVVYVTPEEVTLVLDEPINKPPTPSNEVLEVGPRPARSPPSRNLVTAGDLSKKHRSELKTLHQLGQAIHKQRLSKGAQPAFTPRPKAKVALDDVKTIKTEGQIQCYNDPWIRVAYEGSTTAGDELVGPLMVLAGEVAARWCADRNIPIPYRTQVTKKENLETLKEFAEKVINPKLLAGERIIGPDLDKLNNLRGHMALKATPGPIFSMGVDAYSKVTSPLRRYADLITHWQIEAALLEEHRLGRSLIEEHGSDNTKVVHKFLPFSKEVLEETVLPRVRLREVHATALGNNAGNLRWILQAMLRAWKFGDNPNQLPETFKFTVVTINPKRDLEGKLDYFDLEATVGVEHVEGFALIEEFKIGEVLDVELVDINVYHKKITVKPVRRYSLPEAE; from the exons ATGTTGCGCTCAACAACCGGACGGCATTACGTCTGCTGGAGGTGCCAGACATTGCAAAAGAACCCAACCCAACGTCCACTGGGACGGATATCGCAGCCATGCGCACCGTTATCGCCATCTCAGCCAATATCAAGCCGCCTGGTGAACACCTCTGCACAGACCCCAGGGAGGTTGCCCCCTTTGCCAGAATTACCAGACAAGTTCAGACTGAGGAGGGAACCATACATAAAATCACAGCTTCGACTATGGGAGGAACAAAATCCAGACCTCACGCCCCAGCAGCACGATGAGGCcactccacccccatccgccatcctcaactCTGCAACACGGGCCGTCAGTGATTCCAGCTTTAGGCTTGACCAGACCAATAACCGAACCGCTGGCTTCGATTTTGACAGCAGTGATATCTCTAGCTTGGGGTACACAAGCACGCAGTTGGAACCAGGAGATCTTGTGGAAGTCAG CTCTTCCGGCTGGAGAGTGAGGCTTCTCGCTGTCTGCTTGGGCAACTTCAATGGCCAAAACCACTTCTACACCAACACGGGCAAGTGGTTTACCAGTCGCGTGTTTCGCAGCTCCTTCGTAGTCAAGAACTTTGTGCAGGATCCGGCGGAGATAAGTGCCGTGATCAGTGCTATTCCATCTCTGTCCGGGGAcgacctccttcttgacgaACTCCAGGATATCAATGCGGGCCCCTCACGAGATATCGCATCCGGTCTGATCAAAAAGATGTACAAATTCCAGACCGAGGCGCGCCTGCTGCATCAGACCTATGTCGAGAGACTGAACAATGCAGGAAAAAAGCTTGGTGACGAAGACAAGCTTATGAGCCTGCACGAGATTGCTGACACCTTGCTCCCAATGACCCTGAAGCGCGGCAAAGCATCTTTCCCGCCTGAAGCGCTCTATGCTGTTCACTCGGTCGTATCGGTGGATGACACAGCCTTCCGCGCAGCTCTTTTGGGCGAACGTCACCACGAAGGCCGTATGTTTACGGTGAACTCGACTGATAAGCAACGGAACGTGCACGAAGTTGCTGAAGTGGTCCGTAACTTTTACGAAATCCTGGGCAACTCATCAAGAAGAATTCCCCGTCAAGTTGCCCAGGACGCCATGAAGTTTCGAGACTTCGCAATCAAAGTACGGAAGATAATTGACCAAAACCGGCGTCATCGCCCATGGACACCCCACGGCACAATAGGACTAGCCAAGAGCGATGCTGTTCCCATTCTTGATGTTGAGCCTGTCGAGTGGACTGGACTTGGTGCCTCCATCATCCAATTCATGGAGATGTGGGCAGCCCATGATTGGTTTCAACCTGCTTCGCAGCATCACTGGGTTGGCGCCGCTATCTTGCGCGCCATTGGACGATACCAAGATGCCTTGCTTGATCGCAGTTCCGCCTGGACGTTTTTGCAAGAGATTGGCCACATTTCTCCTTGGGACATCAGCCCACGGTATGCCCTTCGTCTTCCAGGACTGGAGCTTGACCGAGACGCGGGCCTGAATCTGCAGAAACCCAAATCAGCAGAAAGACCGGAACCACTTGCGCCCGATCAGCTCGAGCATCTCCGTCAAGACTTTGCAGTTTCTACAGTCTACTGCATTGACTCGGAGCAGACGCTCGATGTGGATGACGGCATCTCACTCGAGAAGCTCACTGATGAAGAGTATTGGGTTCATCTGCACGTTGCCGACCCTGCTTCGCGTGTCCGACCCGACAGTGCTCAGGCCAAGGCAGCGTCGCTACGAGCTGAAACGGTATATCTTCCTGGATTCCAGGAGGATATGTTTGATGGCGAAGCTGTACGCGACGCGTTTTCTCTGGGCGCGAATCAGCCAAGTTTGACCTTCAGCGCTCTGGTCAAGACCGACGGCACCCTGAAGGATTATAGAATCACCCCTGGTATTTTACGAGATGTAGTCTACGTAACCCCCGAAGAGGTCACCTTGGTACTCGATGAACCTatcaacaaaccaccaacaccgtcaAATGaagtgttggaggttggccCCCGCCCAGCGCGGTCCCCTCCTAGCCGCAACCTCGTCACGGCGGGCGATCTTTCAAAGAAACACCGATCTGAACTTAAGACTTTGCATCAGCTTGGCCAGGCCATTCACAAACAACGACTTTCCAAGGGGGCTCAGCCAGCCTTCACACCTCGTCCGAAAGCCAAGGTGGCACTAGACGATGTTAAAACGATCAAAACAGAGGGTCAGATACAATGTTACAACGACCCCTGGATTCGAGTGGCCTATGAGGGTTCAACCACAGCAGGCGACGAGCTGGTCGGCCCGCTCATGGTACTTGCCGGCGAGGTTGCCGCCAGGTGGTGTGCCGACCGGAACATCCCCATTCCCTACCGCACCCAGGTCACCAAGAAAGAGAACCTGGAAACACTGAAAGAATTCGCCGAAAAGgtcatcaaccccaaactcctcgctGGAGAGCGCATCATTGGTCCCGACCTCGACAAACTCAACAATCTGCGCGGCCACATGGCGCTGAAGGCCACCCCCGGCCCCATTTTCTCCATGGGTGTTGACGCCTACTCCAAGGTGACCTCGCCCCTGAGACGGTACGCTGATTTGATCACCCACTGGCAAATCGAAGCAGCCCTGCTCGAGGAACACCGTCTTGGCCGGTCCCTGATCGAGGAACACGGCTCCGACAATACCAAGGTCGTCCACAAGTTCCTTCCGTTTTCcaaggaggttttggaggagacTGTCCTTCCTCGTGTTCGTCTTCGGGAGGTGCACGCGACCGCGCTTGGAAACAATGCGGGTAATCTGAGATGGATACTCCAGGCGATGCTGCGCGCGTGGAAATTCGGGGACAATCCGAACCAGCTGCCCGAGACGTTCAAGTTTACTGTTGTCACGATCAACCCGAAGCGGGATTTGGAGGGGAAGCTCGACTATTTCGACCTGGAGGCTACGGTCGGCGTGGAACACGTGGAGGGTTTTGCCCTGATTGAGGAATtcaagattggggaggtgttggatgtGGAGCTGGTTGATATCAATGTGTACCACAAGAAGATTACGGTGAAGCCGGTGAGGAGGTATAGTCTGCCCGAGGCTGAGTAA
- a CDS encoding hypothetical protein (COG:G; EggNog:ENOG503NXKT) — MKAAVVAAAAAVLAGGASAHSHRHAHKALFQKRSLNDTEVCVPTCTTIYSTIYGEETWIQPPPKSTEAPVPVPVITTTPEPEPVVVPTTTTTEPAIVPTPIPQICPTPGTYTFPATTIVVTETTTVCAASTTEVPSGTHTLGGVTTVVETATEIVCPYATTEVENGVVTSVIKTTTFVCPSAGTYTIAPITTVVPSVTTVVVPVVTTYCPGTYTAPAVVTTITETNVVVYCPFTSSEIPAPTPQAVTPKPQAAPEPAPAPAPAPEKPKAVAPPPASTPAKGKGSVGGGKLGGKGKHWAMTYTPFRPDGHCKTYSEVDADVKIIASKNFEALRIYSTDCDTLPNVGAAAEKYGLRLIIGLFVGSPGCDNGNPTIAQQISALKEWKKWHLVDLCVVGNEALFNGYCSVQQLADLIVHTKKELGSAGYTGPYTTTDVLSAFEAGDMSPVCNVIDVVSANVHAYFNYQTTPGQAGKFVRSQLDAVSKICGGKPSYCMETGWPTSGVCNGAACAGVPQQKEAIASIEQEIGQSVVFFSFRDDPWKNPGACNCERSWGSDKAFGY, encoded by the coding sequence ATGAAGGCAGCCGTTGTAGCAGCGGCCGCGGCCGTCCTCGCCGGCGGTGCGAGCGCCCACAGTCACCGTCACGCCCACAAGGCGCTGTTCCAGAAGAGGTCGCTCAACGACACCGAGGTCTGCGTCCCTACCTGCACCACCATCTACAGCACCATCTACGGCGAGGAGACCTGGATCCAGCCCCCCCCCAAGTCCACTGAGGCTCCTGTTCCCGTCCcggtcatcaccaccacacccgaACCCGAGCCAGTTGTtgtcccaaccaccaccacaaccgaGCCGGCGATCGTTCCCACACCCATCCCGCAGATTTGCCCGACCCCGGGCACCTACACCTTCCCTGCGACGACCATCGTGGTGACTGAGACTACCACCGTCtgcgccgcctccaccaccgaggtCCCCAGCGGCACCCACACCCTCGGCGGTGTCACCACCGTCGTCGAGACCGCTACCGAGATTGTCTGCCCCTACGCCACCACCGAGGTTGAGAACGGCGTTGTCACCAGCGTcatcaagaccaccacctTTGTCTGCCCCTCGGCCGGCACCTACACCATtgcccccatcaccaccgttgTCCCAAGCGTCACCACCGTTGTTGTGCCTGTCGTGACCACCTACTGCCCGGGTACCTACACCGCTCCTGCCgttgtcaccaccatcaccgagaccAACGTTGTGGTCTACTGCCCATTCACCTCCTCCGAGATCCCTGCCCCCACTCCTCAGGCTGTCACCCCTAAGCCCCAGGCTGCCCCTGagcccgctcccgctcctgcCCCGGCCCCTGAGAAGCCCAAGGCTgttgcccctcctcctgccagCACTCctgccaagggcaagggcagcgtgggtggtggcaagCTCGGCGGAAAGGGCAAGCACTGGGCCATGACCTACACCCCCTTCCGCCCCGATGGTCACTGCAAGACCTACAGCGAGGTTGATGCCGATGTCAAGATCATCGCCAGCAAGAACTTCGAGGCTCTCCGCATCTACTCCACCGACTGtgacaccctccccaacgtTGGTGCTGCCGCTGAGAAGTATGGCCTCCGTCTGATCATTGGTCTCTTCGTCGGCAGCCCCGGTTGCGACAACGGCAACCCCACCATTGCCCAGCAGATCTCTGCTCTCAAGGAATGGAAGAAGTGGCACCTTGTCGACCTTTGCGTCGTCGGTAACGAGGCTCTCTTCAACGGCTACTGCTCCGTTCAGCAGCTCGCCGACCTCATTGTCCACACCAAGAAGGAGCTCGGCTCTGCCGGCTACACTGGcccctacaccaccaccgatgTGCTCTCTGCCTTCGAGGCTGGTGACATGTCCCCGGTCTGCAACGTCATTGACGTTGTTTCCGCCAACGTCCATGCCTACTTCAACTACCAGACCACTCCTGGTCAGGCCGGCAAGTTCGTTCGCAGCCAGCTCGACGCCGTCTCCAAGATCTGCGGCGGCAAGCCTTCCTACTGCATGGAAACCGGCTGGCCCACCTCTGGTGTCTGCAACGGTGCCGCTTGTGCCGGTGTTCCCCAGCAGAAGGAGGCCATTGCCTCCATTGAGCAAGAGATCGGCCAGTcggtcgtcttcttctcattcCGTGACGACCCCTGGAAGAACCCCGGTGCTTGCAACTGCGAGCGGTCGTGGGGCTCTGACAAGGCTTTCGGCTACTAA
- the CHS4 gene encoding Chitin synthase 4 (COG:M; COG:O; COG:T; EggNog:ENOG503NUDI), with the protein MAALTTSSSPRAAPSTSTSSPSRRKPVPVHSVSPADRYDWGENAKPLPGVPAVSESPRLRQSPVSPVKVNFQPNDWAQPSTGNIETHLSAGGPAGGASTAPAVSARLDRALPKTPDAPTPPPHTPVHEHGLQQSSTPGALGLRNRTNGTKMPMSLPASGPAISSQASNSHILGADFDELSLSDTSRRQGMNRNSRESNTTASTSQQPNSADISATTSASSVSGVLDPSDCQDNSADASTVSSIIDDAATPPEPVPQLHYHHSAFLPRPTSMNVEQDPRAQSNPNLAETGAAINRHLTPTTNGYRRSSLPRPQSSYSVYSDYGARGRSPGLLGSGNRAPSAHSTRKSPETRPSSFAELLNVPYPQPAPAPITFDNSQLRSAVGNNASLLSAQKTLEMYRQNVKKTNDYSILYSFAVFLIATAQEEGIDFEDMKRTKSPKVGTPDGQPSPSSPHDLIREARAILQKLSNNGYPFAQYYLADGYASGLFSKGKEDYNSAFPLFVLAAKHGHAESAYRTALCYEFGWGCRKDPAKAVQFLRTAASKRHPGAMTRLGKACLSGDLGEKRYREGIKWLKLAAEAADNIYNAAPYHLGCLYETGYGDDIFLDESYAAELFTQAADLGHPEANFRMGDAYEHGKLGCPRDPALSVHFYTGAAERGHAAAMMGLCAWYMVGAEPVLEKDEEEAYEWARRSAELGYVKAQYAVGYFTEMGIGCRRDILEANVWYVKAADAGDERAKVRLAAIRAAVSGGTPMEVGPPRNGKIKKHADNDKECIVM; encoded by the exons ATGGCggccctcaccacctcttcttcgccgcgAGCGGCTCCATCAACTTCGACCAGCAGCCCCAGTCGCCGGAAGCCCGTACCAGTGCACAGTGTGTCGCCGGCTGACCGGTACGACTGGGGAGAGAATGCAAAGCCGTTGCCTGGCGTCCCCGCTGTGTCCGAGTCGCCGAGGTTACGTCAATCGCCTGTGTCGCCTGTCAAAGTCAATTTCCAACCCAACGATTGGGCCCAGCCCTCGACGGGCAACATCGAGACACATCTTTCCGCAGGCGGACCCGCCGGTGGTGCTTCCACTGCTCCAGCTGTCTCCGCCCGCCTCGACCGTGCTTTGCCCAAAACACCCGAcgctccaacccccccaccgcaTACCCCAGTGCACGAGCACGGCCTCCAGCAAAGCTCGACTCCCGGTGCGCTGGGTCTCCGAAACAGAACAAATGGCACCAAAATGCCGATGTCTCTACCGGCTTCCGGTCCAGCTATCTCTAGCCAGGCAAGCAACAGCCATATTTTGGGCGCCGACTTTGACGAACTAAGTTTGAGCGATACTTCGAGGAGGCAAGGCATGAATCGGAACAGTCGGGAGTCGAACACGACTGCCAGTACATCCCAGCAGCCAAACTCGGCTGACATCTCGGCGACGACGAGCGCAAGTTCAGTATCTGGTGTCCTCGACCCGTCAGACTGCCAGGACAACTCGGCAGATGCGTCAACTGTGAGTTCCATCATTGACGATGCCGCCACTCCGCCAGAACCTGTGCCACAGCTGCACTATCACCATTCGGCCTTTCTCCCACGACCGACGAGTATGAACGTTGAGCAAGATCCAAGAGCGCAGTCGAACCCAAATCTTGCCGAGACCGGcgccgccatcaaccgccacttgacgccgacgacgaatGGCTACAGAAGGAGCTCGTTGCCTCGGCCGCAGTCTTCGTATTCTGTGTACTCTGACTATGGAGCGCGAGGGCGGTCTCCGGGCTTGCTGGGAAGTGGAAATCGGGCACCGTCTGCTCATTCTACGAGGAAATCTCCAGAAACGAGGCCTTCCTCCTTTGCCGAACTGCTCAATGTGCCGTATCCTCAACCTGCGCCAGCGCCCATCACATTTGACAATTCGCAGTTGCGCTCTGCAGTCGGAAACAATGCGTCTCTCCTCAGCGCCCAAAAGACACTGGAGATGTACCGGCAAAATGTCAAGAAGACAAACGACTATTCCATTCTCTATTCGTTTGCTGTTTTCTTGATCGCAACtgcgcaagaagaaggcattGACTTCGAGGACATGAAACGGACCAAGAGTCCAAAAGTCGGCACACCTGATGGGCAgccttcaccttcctcaccacacGACTTGATTCGTGAAGCGCGAGCAATTCTCCAGAAGTTGTCCAACAACGGCTACCCCTTCGCACAGTACTACCTGGCCGATGGTTACGCGTCGGGTCTGTTCagcaaggggaaggaggactACAATTCGGCATTTCCGCTGTTTGTACTCGCTGCCAAGCACGGCCACGCAGAATCGGCGTACCGCACCGCCTTGTGTTACGAGTTTGGCTGGGGCTGCCGCAAGGACCCCGCAAAGGCTGTCCAATTTCTCCGCACAGCTGCTTCCAAGAGGCATCCAGGCGCCATGACGAGGTTGGGCAAAGCGTGCTTGTCGGGCGATCTGGGAGAGAAGCGGTACAGGGAAGGCATCAAGTGGTTGAAGCTGGCGGCTGAGGCTGCTGACAACATCTACAATGCCGCCCCGTACCACCTCGGCTGCCTCTACGAGACTGGATACGGAGACGACATCTTCTTGGACGAAAGTTATGCGGCTGAGCTTTTCACGCAGGCGGCGGACTTGGGGCATCCCGAAGCGAACTTCAGGATGGGAGACGCTTATGAGCATGGAAAGCTCGGCTGTCCTAGGGATCCAGCTTTGAGCGTACATTTTTACACGGGTGCCGCGGAAAGGGGGCACGCGGCTGCCATGATGGGTCTCTGTGCTTGGTATATGGTTGGAGCAGAGCCAGTCCTGGAaaaggatgaggaagaagcttATGagtgggcgaggaggtcggcAGAGCTTG GCTATGTAAAAGCGCAGTATGCTGTTGGCTATTTCACTGAAATGGGCATCGGGTGCAGACGAGATATCCTCGAAGCAAACGTTTGGTATGTCAAGGCGGCCGATGCGGGCGACGAGCGCGCAAAGGTGCGCCTGGCCGCCATTCGTGCGGCGGTCTCTGGTGGCACTCCGATGGAAGTTGGTCCTCCTCGGAATGGTAAGATTAAGAAGCACGCGGATAACGATAAGGAGTGTATCGTAATGTGA